In Paenibacillus dendritiformis, the DNA window GTGAGACTCAACCGCACTACTATGCGAGTAAGTTTGGCGAGCTGTTAGAGCTCATCAGCGCATCATGACAGGAGGCGAGCACTATGACAAACCCTTCGACAAACAGCCTTCCTCCCGTTTTGACTCTCAAGGACGTGGCAGCGTATTTTCAGCGCAGCACATGGACGATACGTCGACGCACAAAAAACGGTGACATCCGCTTTTACAAAGAAGGTCAGGAGTATCGTTTTCGTCGCGAATGGGTGCTGGAGTATGAGCAGCAATGCATTGAGAAGGGAGAATTGCCATGACCGACATCAAAATCGGCATCCACCCGGTACACCGCCGGATGGCGGAATTGCATTTCATCCAGCAAGAACGCTCCTGGACATCAAAAGAACAGGCTGAAATGATTCAATGCATCCAGGCCAATGCCAAGTTGGTAGAACGGCTGGATCAGCTCAACAACTTGGGATATATCGCCCATGTATCGGGCGATGTGGAATGGGAGCAAGAGATTCGAGCACGAATCGACAAGCTGACTCAGCCGATGAAAGGAAGGGCTTAACGGCTTGGATAAATGTTAGCCAAAAAATCATTAGGAGGAAAAAGCATGAATCAAAAGCCATCAATCGGACGGATCGTCCATTTTGTCGGAATTGCGCCGCGTGCGGCCATTATTACGGGTGTTGTGGACGACGAGACAGTGCATCTGTGTATCTTCAATCCTGCTGGAATTATTTTTGCGCAAAACGTTAAGCGCGGGGATGATTACGACCAGTGGAATTGGCCGCCGCGCGTTTGAGGAGGCGAAGCCATATGAGCACTAGCAAGGAAGTCATCGACCATTGCCCGATATGCGAAAAGGAAATTTACTTCGGGCAAGCGGCCTGGAAAGTAGGGCCTGACCTGTGTTGCTCGGTGGATCACATGGTCCAGCATGCCCGGGTGGTCATCGTGATTGCGGGTCAAGAAGAATCATCCGAGTTAGGGACTTGCAATTACCGAAACTGCTCTAAACCAGCTACGACGAGGGGAACAGTTTTTGCTCGAAAGTCAGAAGGAGAGGGCGAGCTTATACCTGTTGATGTTGTAGCCTGTGACCAGCATAAAAGGAAGGGCGGCTTCTTCCATGACTATTCCCGATGAACTGCTGGATCACCTGGCCGCCAGGTACATCCACTCCGGAATCGATGCAGATTGGTTCCCGTTTGTGACCTGGGCGACCATCGAGGCCGAGAAGATGGGCTTCAAATTCTGATAAGGAGGTGAGAGAGGCATGACGAGGAAGCAACGCCTTCGTAGTCTGGGTAACTTGCTACAGCTGCGGGATACGGCACAATGCAGCCAGGCTCGCGAGATGTACCGCCAGCAATACCAGCGGGCTGCAGGAAGGTTGCACAATGAAAAACAGCTCCAAGCGGGGTAGGAGCCGCCGGGAGCTGAACACACACTATTCAAAGCCAGTTTA includes these proteins:
- a CDS encoding helix-turn-helix domain-containing protein, which produces MTNPSTNSLPPVLTLKDVAAYFQRSTWTIRRRTKNGDIRFYKEGQEYRFRREWVLEYEQQCIEKGELP
- a CDS encoding DUF7667 family protein, with protein sequence MTDIKIGIHPVHRRMAELHFIQQERSWTSKEQAEMIQCIQANAKLVERLDQLNNLGYIAHVSGDVEWEQEIRARIDKLTQPMKGRA